AAGGCGACCTTGGCGTGACCGGACTGCTCGACATTGAAGCGGGCCAGGCGGACGACGGCGCCGGTCACGTACATGAAGGAAGCGATCCAGCTCCACTGGCCGTCGGCGAGGAAGATGTGGTACATGACGAAGGCAGGGGCGACGCCGAAGCTGACGGCATCAACCAGCGAGTCCAGCTCCGCGCCGAAGCGGCTGCCCGTGCGGGTGACGCGCGCTACGCGGCCGTCCAGGGTGTCGGCCGTTCCGGCCAGGACGATGAGCCAGGCGGCGGTGTTGAAGTGCCCGCGTGCGGCGGAGACCAGCGCCCAGATGCCGAAGAACAGATTGGCCACGGTCAGTGCGCTGGGGATGATGATGACGCCGCGCTGCAGTCGCCCGTTCATGGCGCCTCCCGGGGCGGCAGCTCGGCGAGCACGGTCTGGCCGGCGCGGGCGCGGTCGCCAGCCCGGACGCGGAGGCGGGCCGTCAGAGGGAGGTAGAGGTCGACGCGCGAGCCGAAGCGGATCAGCCCTATGCGCTGCCCCTGCACGACATCGTCCCCACGACGCACGTCCGTGACAATGCGCTGGGCCACGAGCCCCGCGATCTGGCGGACCAGCACCTTGAAGCGCCCGTTATCTATGCCCACGGATGATTGCTCGTTTTCTGTGCTCGCCCGCTCCCTCCACGCCGCCAGGTATCGGCCGGGCTGGTAATGCCGGTACCCGACCATGCCGCTGACCGGTGCGCGCTGCACGTGCACGTCGAAGAGGCTGAGGAAGATGGAGATGCGGCGGGCCGCGCCGCCCAGGTAGGCCGGTTCGTGGACGTCGATGATCTGGACTATGCGCCCGTCTGCGGGGGCCAGGATGAGGTGCTCGCCGCGCTCGCCCTCCCGCGCCGGGTCACGGAAGAAGAAGGTGAGGAAGATGGTGAGCACGACCATGCCGTAGGCGG
This region of Gemmatimonadota bacterium genomic DNA includes:
- a CDS encoding phosphatidylserine decarboxylase family protein produces the protein TTRMSIAREGYAFIAAGTALALTAFVLAALAGSWSLWLAAYGMVVLTIFLTFFFRDPAREGERGEHLILAPADGRIVQIIDVHEPAYLGGAARRISIFLSLFDVHVQRAPVSGMVGYRHYQPGRYLAAWRERASTENEQSSVGIDNGRFKVLVRQIAGLVAQRIVTDVRRGDDVVQGQRIGLIRFGSRVDLYLPLTARLRVRAGDRARAGQTVLAELPPREAP